In Pseudomonas hamedanensis, a single window of DNA contains:
- a CDS encoding DUF1615 domain-containing protein, with translation MRLLITLGALLLLAGCASQRSHEPAPRPPAEVKAEIVRLLPAKTADRQGWATDIYAAFAAQGISTTTQNICSVLAVAEQESTFQADPAVPGLGKIARDEINRRAAKVHIPSLLVSGALQVRSPNGKTYSERLNSARSEKELSAIFDDFIGMVPMGRTLFGGFNPVHTGGPMQVSIEFAEEHAKDYPYPVDGTIRREVFSRRGGMYFGIAHLLGYPVNYREPLYRFADFNAGWYASRNAAFQNAVSRASGIPLTLDGDLIRYDSIMPGSTELAVRTLGKSLGMRNPTIRDQLEKGKTLEFEETKLYQRVFELAERAEGKPLPRAVLPGIVLQSPKITRKLTTAWFAKRVDERYKRCMAKAG, from the coding sequence ATGCGACTACTCATTACTCTCGGCGCCTTGCTGCTGCTCGCCGGTTGCGCCAGCCAGCGCAGCCACGAACCGGCGCCACGTCCGCCCGCTGAAGTGAAGGCTGAAATCGTTCGTCTGCTGCCGGCGAAAACCGCCGACCGCCAGGGCTGGGCCACGGATATTTACGCCGCGTTTGCCGCGCAGGGCATCAGCACCACCACGCAGAATATTTGCTCGGTACTGGCCGTGGCAGAACAGGAATCCACCTTCCAGGCCGATCCGGCGGTGCCCGGTCTGGGCAAGATCGCCCGCGACGAAATCAACCGTCGCGCGGCCAAGGTGCACATCCCCAGCCTGTTGGTCAGCGGCGCTCTGCAAGTGCGCTCGCCCAATGGCAAGACTTACAGCGAACGCCTGAACTCAGCACGCAGCGAAAAGGAGTTGAGCGCCATTTTCGACGACTTCATCGGCATGGTGCCGATGGGCCGTACGTTGTTCGGTGGCTTCAACCCGGTGCACACCGGCGGACCGATGCAGGTCAGCATTGAATTTGCCGAAGAACACGCCAAGGACTACCCGTACCCGGTGGACGGCACGATTCGCCGCGAAGTGTTCAGCCGTCGCGGTGGCATGTACTTCGGCATCGCCCATTTGCTCGGTTACCCGGTGAATTACCGCGAGCCGCTGTATCGCTTCGCCGATTTCAACGCCGGCTGGTACGCCAGCCGCAACGCCGCGTTTCAGAACGCGGTCAGCCGCGCTTCCGGCATTCCGTTGACCCTGGACGGCGATTTGATTCGCTACGATTCGATCATGCCCGGCAGCACCGAACTGGCAGTGCGCACCCTCGGCAAGTCACTGGGCATGCGCAACCCGACGATTCGCGATCAACTGGAGAAGGGCAAAACGCTGGAGTTCGAAGAGACCAAGCTCTATCAGCGCGTATTCGAACTGGCGGAGCGAGCCGAAGGCAAGCCGTTACCGCGCGCGGTATTGCCGGGAATCGTGCTGCAGAGCCCGAAAATCACCCGAAAACTCACGACAGCGTGGTTCGCCAAACGCGTGGACGAGCGCTACAAGCGGTGCATGGCCAAGGCCGGCTGA
- a CDS encoding anti-sigma factor, whose amino-acid sequence MTSESAQERDELAGEYVLGTLSFEQRVEVQRRLPNEPELRAAVDAWERRLLELTDLAEPQQPSAQLWPRIERSLERLTIKEPLTSWWNLLPLWRGLSAAGLAATLILGAILLTQTTPKPSYLVVLVAPQDKAPGWVIQASNTREIQLIPLGAVEVPADKALEFWTKADGWSGPVSLGLVKPGQALSVPLDKLPPLQPNQLFELTLEGANGSPIGKPTGPIQAIGRAVKVL is encoded by the coding sequence ATGACCAGCGAATCAGCGCAGGAACGGGATGAACTGGCTGGCGAATATGTGCTCGGCACGTTGTCGTTCGAGCAGCGGGTCGAGGTGCAACGCCGTTTGCCCAATGAGCCCGAACTGCGTGCGGCGGTCGACGCGTGGGAGCGGCGCCTGCTGGAGTTGACCGATCTGGCCGAACCTCAGCAACCGTCGGCGCAGCTGTGGCCGCGCATCGAGCGCAGTCTCGAACGGCTGACGATTAAAGAACCGCTGACTTCGTGGTGGAACCTGCTGCCGCTGTGGCGCGGTTTGAGTGCTGCCGGTCTGGCCGCGACCTTGATTCTCGGCGCGATCCTGCTGACCCAGACCACGCCGAAACCGAGTTATCTGGTGGTGTTGGTCGCGCCGCAGGACAAGGCGCCGGGTTGGGTGATTCAGGCGAGCAATACGCGCGAGATCCAGTTGATTCCGCTGGGGGCGGTCGAGGTGCCGGCAGACAAGGCGCTGGAATTCTGGACCAAGGCTGACGGCTGGTCGGGACCGGTGTCATTGGGGCTGGTCAAACCGGGGCAGGCCTTGTCGGTGCCGCTGGACAAGTTACCGCCGCTGCAACCGAATCAATTGTTTGAGCTGACGCTGGAAGGCGCCAATGGCTCGCCAATCGGCAAACCGACCGGACCGATTCAGGCGATCGGGCGTGCGGTGAAAGTCCTCTAA
- a CDS encoding sigma-70 family RNA polymerase sigma factor — translation MPLPDSTFDYEARLKACARGERAALRDLYVQEGARLLGVARRLVRDTALAEDIVHEAFIKIWNGAAGFDPARGSARGWMFSVTRHLALNQLRNQAREMPLREEHEAAAPDEAIDVHSARIHRCLEQLEPQRRTCILHAYVDGYSHAQISARLDTPLGTVKAWIKRSLNALRECMG, via the coding sequence ATGCCCTTACCCGATTCCACGTTCGATTACGAAGCCCGCCTCAAAGCCTGTGCCCGGGGCGAGCGTGCGGCCCTGCGCGATTTGTATGTGCAGGAAGGTGCGCGGCTGCTCGGTGTCGCCAGGCGGCTGGTGCGCGATACGGCGCTGGCGGAGGACATCGTGCATGAAGCCTTCATCAAGATCTGGAACGGCGCCGCCGGGTTCGACCCCGCGCGCGGTTCGGCGCGGGGCTGGATGTTCAGCGTGACCCGGCACCTTGCCTTGAACCAGCTGCGCAATCAGGCTCGGGAAATGCCGCTGCGCGAAGAACATGAAGCAGCGGCGCCTGATGAGGCCATCGATGTTCATTCGGCGCGCATTCATCGCTGTCTGGAGCAACTGGAACCGCAACGACGCACTTGCATCCTTCACGCTTACGTCGACGGTTACAGCCACGCGCAGATTTCCGCGCGCCTCGACACGCCGCTGGGCACCGTCAAAGCGTGGATCAAACGCAGCCTCAACGCCTTGCGGGAGTGCATGGGATGA
- a CDS encoding DUF3455 domain-containing protein, whose translation MNITQLIGLTGLLAMTSTTFAQSSYPDAIKVPDGHKVALETTGVGEITYECRDKPNAAGQTEWTFVGPKAVLNDRSGKQVGTYFGPPATWQAKDGSKVTGTQLAVAPSTPGNLPYQLVKANPAEGKGAMTGVSYIQRVALKGGVAPASECTMANKGKQEVVKYQADYIFWAAS comes from the coding sequence ATGAACATCACCCAGCTGATTGGCCTCACCGGTTTGCTCGCCATGACCTCGACGACTTTTGCGCAAAGCAGTTATCCCGACGCGATCAAGGTGCCGGACGGGCACAAGGTTGCGCTGGAAACCACCGGGGTCGGCGAGATCACGTACGAATGTCGCGACAAGCCCAATGCCGCCGGGCAGACCGAGTGGACGTTTGTCGGCCCCAAAGCGGTGCTCAATGATCGCAGCGGCAAGCAGGTCGGCACCTACTTCGGCCCTCCCGCCACTTGGCAGGCCAAAGACGGTTCGAAAGTCACCGGCACGCAATTGGCCGTGGCACCGTCGACGCCCGGCAACCTGCCCTACCAGTTGGTCAAGGCCAACCCGGCCGAGGGCAAAGGCGCGATGACCGGGGTGAGTTACATCCAGCGCGTCGCGCTCAAGGGCGGCGTGGCCCCGGCCAGCGAATGCACGATGGCGAACAAGGGCAAGCAGGAAGTGGTGAAATATCAGGCCGATTATATTTTCTGGGCGGCGAGCTGA
- a CDS encoding ABC transporter ATP-binding protein, giving the protein MNDNLIEIRDLRVAFAGQAVVHGLNLDIRRGECLALVGESGSGKSVTAHSILRLLPGNSVSSSGAIRYNGVDLLHASEQQMRGLRGNRIAMIFQEPMTSLNPLHTVEKQVSEVLEIHKGLKGRAARARTLELLELVGIRQPLQRLKAYPHQLSGGQRQRVMIAMALANEPELLIADEPTTALDVTVQQKILELLIELQQRLGMSLLLISHDLNLVRRIAQRVCVMRQGEIVEQADCETLFRAPQHPYSRLLIEAEPSGAPVPSEYDHNLLEVDDLKVWFPLPKNLFSRQHDYIKAVDGVSFTLQRGKTLGIVGESGSGKSTLGQAILRLVESQGNIRFGNKQLSLLNQRLMRPLRRQIQVVFQDPFGSLSPRMSVQQIIAEGLLTHGIGSEAEREAAVIRVLGEVGLDPQSRHRYPHEFSGGQRQRISIARALVLEPSLILLDEPTSALDRTVQKQVVELLRQLQIKHGLTYLFISHDLAVVHALAHDLLVIKDGKVVEQGSSREIFAAPQHPYTQELLNASGLKPHTTPCRSEPARDSGMPVT; this is encoded by the coding sequence ATGAACGACAATCTGATCGAAATTCGCGACCTGCGTGTGGCCTTCGCCGGGCAGGCAGTGGTCCACGGTTTGAACCTCGACATTCGCCGTGGCGAGTGCCTGGCGCTGGTCGGCGAGTCCGGTTCGGGCAAGTCGGTGACGGCGCACTCGATCCTGCGTCTGCTGCCGGGCAACAGCGTTAGCAGCAGCGGCGCAATCCGCTACAACGGGGTCGACTTGCTGCACGCCAGCGAACAGCAAATGCGCGGCTTGCGAGGCAACCGCATTGCGATGATTTTCCAGGAGCCGATGACCTCGCTGAATCCGCTGCACACGGTGGAAAAACAAGTCAGCGAAGTGCTGGAAATTCACAAGGGCCTGAAGGGCCGCGCTGCCCGCGCGCGCACCTTGGAGTTGCTGGAACTGGTTGGTATTCGCCAGCCGTTGCAGCGACTCAAAGCCTATCCTCATCAACTCTCCGGCGGTCAGCGGCAACGGGTGATGATCGCCATGGCGTTGGCCAACGAGCCGGAACTGTTGATTGCCGATGAGCCGACCACGGCGCTGGACGTGACGGTGCAGCAGAAAATTCTCGAACTGCTGATCGAGCTGCAGCAACGCCTTGGGATGTCGCTGTTGCTGATCAGCCACGACCTCAATCTGGTGCGGCGAATCGCTCAGCGCGTGTGCGTGATGCGTCAAGGCGAAATCGTTGAACAGGCCGATTGCGAGACGCTGTTCCGAGCGCCGCAACACCCCTACAGCCGCTTGTTGATCGAGGCTGAACCGAGCGGCGCGCCGGTACCCAGTGAGTACGATCACAACCTGCTCGAAGTCGATGATTTGAAGGTGTGGTTTCCATTGCCGAAAAACCTGTTCAGCCGCCAACACGATTACATCAAAGCCGTGGACGGTGTCAGTTTCACCCTGCAACGCGGCAAGACGCTGGGCATTGTTGGCGAGTCCGGTTCGGGCAAGTCGACGCTGGGCCAGGCGATCCTACGGCTGGTCGAATCGCAGGGCAATATCCGCTTCGGCAACAAGCAGCTGAGCCTGCTTAATCAGCGTCTGATGCGCCCGTTGCGGCGGCAGATTCAAGTGGTGTTTCAGGACCCGTTCGGCAGCCTCAGCCCGCGCATGTCGGTGCAGCAGATCATCGCCGAAGGCTTGCTGACCCATGGCATCGGCAGCGAGGCCGAGCGTGAGGCGGCGGTGATTCGCGTGCTCGGCGAAGTCGGCCTCGATCCGCAGAGCCGTCATCGTTATCCCCACGAGTTTTCCGGCGGCCAGCGCCAGCGCATTTCCATCGCCCGCGCGCTGGTGCTGGAACCTTCGCTGATCCTGCTCGACGAACCGACTTCGGCGCTGGATCGCACGGTGCAGAAACAGGTGGTGGAGTTGCTACGGCAATTGCAGATCAAGCATGGACTGACCTATTTGTTCATCAGCCATGACTTGGCGGTGGTGCATGCGCTGGCGCATGACTTGCTGGTGATCAAGGACGGCAAGGTGGTTGAGCAGGGTTCGTCGCGGGAAATTTTTGCTGCGCCACAACACCCCTACACCCAGGAACTGCTCAACGCCTCGGGCCTCAAGCCACACACAACCCCTTGTAGGAGTGAGCCTGCTCGCGATAGCGGTATGCCTGTGACATAA
- a CDS encoding ABC transporter permease gives MFTLSPLGQRRVAQFKANRRGRWSLRLFIGLCLICLGGELIANDKPLVIRYHDAFYFPILSDYLETDFGGELPFQPDYASSYVHKLIEDQGGWMLFPPIPFSYDTVNYDLTEPAPSPPSSSNWLGTDDQARDVLARVIFGTRISILFALILTAISALIGVVAGALQGYYGGWVDLLGQRVLEIWSGLPVLYLLIILSGFVSPSFWWLLGIMALFSWLALVDVVRAEFLRGRNLEYVKAARALGLSDSELMRRHILPNAMTSTLTYLPFILTGAIATLTALDFLGFGMPAGTASLGELIGQAKRNLQAPWLGLTAFFALALILSLLVFMGEACRDAFDPRS, from the coding sequence ATGTTCACACTGTCTCCACTGGGTCAGCGCCGCGTGGCGCAATTCAAGGCCAACCGCCGTGGGCGCTGGTCGTTGCGGCTGTTTATCGGTCTGTGCCTGATCTGCCTGGGCGGTGAACTGATCGCCAACGACAAGCCGCTGGTGATCCGCTACCACGACGCCTTCTACTTTCCAATTCTCAGCGATTACCTGGAAACCGATTTCGGCGGCGAGCTGCCGTTTCAGCCGGACTACGCCAGCAGTTACGTGCACAAGCTGATCGAGGATCAGGGCGGCTGGATGCTGTTTCCGCCGATCCCGTTCAGCTACGACACGGTCAACTATGACCTCACTGAACCGGCGCCGAGTCCGCCGTCGTCGAGCAATTGGCTGGGTACCGATGATCAGGCGCGGGATGTGTTGGCGCGGGTGATTTTCGGCACACGGATTTCGATTCTGTTTGCGCTGATCCTCACCGCCATCAGCGCATTGATTGGCGTCGTTGCCGGGGCGTTGCAGGGTTACTACGGTGGCTGGGTCGACTTGCTCGGGCAACGTGTGCTGGAAATCTGGTCGGGGCTGCCGGTGCTGTACCTGCTGATCATTCTGTCCGGCTTCGTCTCGCCGAGTTTTTGGTGGTTGTTGGGGATCATGGCGCTGTTCTCGTGGCTGGCGCTGGTCGATGTGGTGCGCGCCGAGTTTCTCCGTGGGCGCAATCTGGAGTACGTAAAAGCCGCGCGGGCGCTGGGCCTGAGCGACAGCGAACTGATGCGTCGGCACATTCTGCCCAACGCGATGACCTCTACCCTCACCTACCTGCCGTTCATTCTCACCGGCGCCATCGCCACGCTGACCGCGCTGGATTTTCTCGGCTTCGGCATGCCCGCCGGCACCGCGTCGCTGGGCGAGTTGATCGGCCAGGCCAAGCGCAACCTGCAAGCGCCGTGGCTGGGACTGACAGCGTTTTTTGCTCTGGCGCTGATTTTGTCCTTGCTGGTTTTTATGGGTGAGGCCTGCCGCGATGCATTCGATCCCCGATCCTGA
- a CDS encoding microcin C ABC transporter permease YejB has protein sequence MLRYLSRRLLLIIPTLLCILVVNFLIVQAAPGGPVEQAIARLQGFGGHSMGGGGEVAATGGAGRSSRGLDPALIEEIKHHYGFDKPLHERLWLMLKNYAQLDLGSSFFRGAKVTDLIVQKLPVSLSLGLWATLITYLISIPLGIRKAIRNGSAFDVWSSTAIIIGYALPAFLFAILLIVVFAGGSYVNWFPVQGLVSDDFATLSTLGKVGDYLWHLVLPVTALVIGGFATLTILTKNSFLNEISRQYVITARAKGLTERRVLYGHVFRNAMLLVVAGVPSALIEVFFAGSLLIETVFNLDGLGRMSYEAAVSRDYPVVFGALFLFTLFGLLIKLIGDLCYTLLDPRIDFSARTA, from the coding sequence ATGCTGCGTTATCTGAGCCGCCGTTTACTGCTGATCATCCCGACGCTGTTGTGCATTCTGGTGGTGAATTTCCTGATCGTACAAGCCGCGCCCGGCGGGCCGGTGGAACAAGCCATCGCCCGCCTGCAAGGCTTCGGCGGGCACAGCATGGGCGGCGGTGGCGAGGTCGCCGCGACTGGCGGCGCCGGGCGCAGCAGCCGTGGTCTGGACCCGGCGCTGATCGAGGAAATAAAACACCATTACGGCTTCGACAAACCGCTGCACGAACGCCTGTGGCTGATGCTGAAAAACTACGCGCAGCTGGATCTGGGCAGCAGCTTCTTTCGCGGCGCCAAGGTCACTGACCTGATCGTGCAGAAGCTGCCGGTGTCGCTGTCACTGGGCTTGTGGGCGACGCTGATCACCTACCTGATTTCGATCCCGCTGGGCATTCGCAAAGCGATCAGGAACGGCAGCGCCTTCGACGTCTGGAGCAGCACGGCGATCATCATCGGCTACGCCCTGCCAGCGTTTCTCTTTGCGATCCTGTTGATCGTGGTGTTCGCCGGCGGCAGCTACGTCAACTGGTTTCCGGTGCAGGGGCTGGTCTCGGACGATTTCGCCACATTGAGCACATTGGGCAAGGTCGGCGACTACCTCTGGCACTTGGTGTTGCCGGTCACAGCGCTGGTGATCGGCGGTTTTGCCACGCTGACGATCCTGACCAAGAACAGCTTTCTCAACGAGATCAGCCGCCAGTACGTAATCACGGCGCGGGCCAAGGGCCTGACCGAACGCCGCGTGCTTTACGGCCATGTATTCCGCAACGCGATGCTGTTGGTAGTGGCCGGGGTGCCGTCAGCGCTGATCGAAGTATTTTTCGCCGGCTCCCTGCTGATTGAAACCGTCTTCAATCTCGATGGCCTCGGGCGCATGAGCTACGAAGCAGCAGTGTCGCGCGATTACCCGGTGGTGTTCGGCGCGCTGTTTCTGTTCACCCTGTTCGGCCTGCTGATCAAGCTGATTGGCGACCTCTGCTACACCCTGCTCGACCCGCGCATCGATTTCTCGGCGAGGACTGCCTGA
- a CDS encoding extracellular solute-binding protein: MSVLRNMAALLFGSALLCVGTSALAAGSHALTVYGEAPKYPAGFKHFDFVNPDAPKGGSLSRASMEIGQYNYITPYADQGISVVQVNDWVYAPLAFRSLDEPYTVYALVAQQIERDPEGMWVRFTLNPKARFADGTPITAEDVRYTFNLLMTKGSLSYRQQYADVQDVLIEGPRQVRFTFKNNLNRTLALDLATMRVLPEHWWKTRDFANGGGFEPPLGSGPYRVSKVDAGRSISFQRDPDWWGKDLPVSRGLYNFDSLTVNFYGDTDVARQLLQAGAFDYNREFSSSGYVVGYDSPALRDGRLQKAILATEKPTAAQGFVFNLQNPIFQDRRVRQAISLLWDFEWTNKQMMRGFYVRQNSFWPKSEMAASALPDAEELKILEPLRGKVPDEVFTTVYEAPKTDGSGYIRDKQLQALKLLAEAGWTAKNNRLVNAAGEPLEFTFLDGQGGFDRMLLPFKRTLAQIGITLNLRRIDSAQYINRLNARDYDMIVCAFPRSGDPIVSPGRELYSLYASQSATQVGSSNAMVLADPAVDQLIDGLVQANSREAMVHYARALDRVLQWGYYMIPNYYSKGTPTVYQNRFGMPAVQPAYDEGLNTWWEVSAKPLTTQQMSTQLAGGQ, translated from the coding sequence ATGAGTGTTTTGCGCAACATGGCCGCTTTGCTATTTGGCAGTGCGCTGCTCTGCGTCGGCACCTCAGCGCTGGCCGCTGGCAGTCATGCGCTGACGGTGTATGGCGAGGCGCCGAAGTATCCGGCCGGCTTCAAGCATTTCGATTTCGTCAATCCCGACGCACCCAAGGGTGGTTCGCTCAGCCGTGCGTCGATGGAAATCGGCCAGTACAACTACATCACCCCGTATGCCGATCAAGGCATTTCCGTGGTGCAGGTCAACGATTGGGTGTACGCGCCGCTGGCGTTCCGTTCGCTGGATGAGCCGTATACGGTTTACGCTCTGGTCGCGCAGCAGATCGAGCGCGACCCCGAAGGAATGTGGGTGCGTTTCACCCTTAACCCCAAGGCACGCTTCGCCGACGGCACGCCGATCACCGCCGAAGACGTGCGTTACACCTTCAACCTGCTGATGACCAAGGGCAGCTTGAGTTATCGCCAGCAATACGCCGACGTGCAAGACGTCTTGATCGAAGGTCCGCGCCAGGTGCGCTTCACCTTCAAGAACAACCTCAATCGCACCCTGGCGCTGGATCTGGCGACGATGCGCGTGCTGCCCGAGCACTGGTGGAAAACCCGTGACTTCGCCAATGGCGGCGGTTTCGAGCCACCGCTGGGCAGCGGCCCATATCGGGTGAGCAAGGTCGACGCCGGGCGCAGCATCAGTTTTCAGCGCGACCCGGACTGGTGGGGCAAGGACTTGCCCGTCAGTCGCGGCCTGTACAACTTCGACAGCCTGACGGTGAATTTCTACGGCGACACCGACGTCGCCCGCCAGTTGTTGCAGGCTGGCGCGTTCGATTACAACCGTGAGTTTTCCTCATCGGGTTACGTCGTTGGCTACGACAGCCCGGCCCTGCGCGACGGGCGCTTGCAAAAAGCGATTCTGGCAACGGAAAAACCTACCGCTGCCCAAGGCTTTGTATTCAACCTGCAGAACCCGATCTTCCAGGATCGCCGGGTGCGCCAGGCGATCAGCCTGCTGTGGGATTTCGAGTGGACCAACAAGCAGATGATGCGCGGCTTCTACGTGCGCCAGAACAGCTTTTGGCCGAAGAGCGAAATGGCCGCCAGCGCCCTGCCCGACGCCGAAGAACTGAAGATCCTTGAACCGCTGCGCGGCAAAGTGCCCGACGAAGTGTTCACCACGGTGTATGAGGCGCCGAAAACCGATGGCAGCGGCTACATCCGCGACAAGCAACTGCAAGCGCTGAAACTGCTCGCCGAGGCTGGCTGGACGGCGAAAAACAATCGCCTGGTCAACGCCGCCGGCGAGCCGCTGGAGTTCACTTTTCTCGACGGCCAGGGTGGCTTCGATCGTATGCTGCTGCCGTTCAAACGCACCCTCGCGCAGATCGGCATCACGCTCAATTTGCGTCGCATCGACTCGGCGCAGTACATCAACCGCCTCAACGCTCGCGACTACGACATGATCGTCTGCGCTTTCCCGCGCAGCGGCGATCCGATCGTTTCCCCGGGCCGCGAGTTGTACAGCCTGTACGCCTCGCAAAGTGCCACGCAAGTCGGCAGTTCGAACGCGATGGTGCTGGCCGACCCGGCGGTCGATCAACTGATCGACGGCCTGGTCCAGGCCAACAGCCGCGAGGCCATGGTGCATTACGCCCGTGCGCTCGATCGGGTGCTGCAATGGGGTTACTACATGATTCCCAACTACTACTCCAAAGGCACGCCGACGGTATATCAGAACCGCTTCGGCATGCCCGCCGTGCAGCCGGCCTATGACGAAGGCCTCAACACGTGGTGGGAAGTCTCGGCCAAGCCGCTGACGACTCAGCAGATGAGCACTCAACTCGCGGGGGGCCAATGA